Within the Penaeus chinensis breed Huanghai No. 1 chromosome 43, ASM1920278v2, whole genome shotgun sequence genome, the region aaaacaattaagaaaCGCATTATCAGTCAGTTGGTCTAAAATcactttttgtctttccttttgccATTCCGTAaatcagaaacatatatacattcatatatatacatactatatatatacatatatatacatatacacccatatatgtatatgtatacacacacacacacacacacatatatatatatatatatatatatatatatatatatatacatatgcatatgtaaatatatgtattcatatatatatatatatatatatatatatatcatgcgtgtatataaatacatacatacatatatatatatatatatatatatatatatttacgtgtatgtgtgtgtgtgtgtgtgatatctatatatctatctatctatctatctatctatctatccatctatctatctatatgcacacacacacacacacacacacacacacacacatacacacatttaagcaGACAAGCAGAGACCGAGAACCGAcacagagcgagaaagggagagaaatagaaagagagaaagaaaaaaaaaaaaaatagaaacacgaTACAAGTAACCACCAAGACCGAAAGGAATAtccacaaaaaaacattaaaaataacagtaCAGGAATCAACAGATAATAAaagaccagaagaagaagaagaagataaaagaaagaaagaaagaagaagaagaagaagaaaaaaagattttgGCCCACGAACCTGTCTCGCTGTGAATACGACACATAATCCCAGCAGGAAGCTTCTAAGAATGAATCGTTGGGCGACAGGTAGTAAAAGTATCTTTGGTATTGCTacgtcatcatcagtattattattgttatcaatattgttattattattgttattatcattattattattattattgtcattgttgttattattacttttattattattattactattattgttcttatttttttattattttcattatcattatcattattaatggtctttttttcttcttcttactaccattattattaatattcgtcttcttatcattattattattattatcatcatcattactattattattgttattattattaatataattattcttaacattgttattattattattatcattatcattattattattattattaccattactattatttttataataattttcgttatcattattgttgttatttttattaattttataactgttatcattcttattgttgttattattattataaataatatcattgatattaatattgctattattgttatgattataattatcattatctttgttgttattatcattattatcattattgttgttgttattattattattattattattattattattattattattatcattattatcattattataattgttattgttattatcattattattattattatcattatcattgttgttattattattatcagtattattatcattatcatcatcattattattgtcattactatcatttttattattattactattattatcattattattattattattattattattattaatattattattattatcattattgtcatcatcattatcattattatcataaacatcatgattactattacttattatcattattgttttacaaTAAAGTTCCTGgatgcttttactattattgtcactgtttttgttgtcactgttattgttatcattgtcatcgtcattactgttattgttatcattactattgtgattgttattgttgttattgttcttgccaGTGCTGTTGTTACTGTCCTTATCATTGAGTTATAGTTAttggtagtattgttattttttcatttttattacttttattaccatttctatcatcattatcatcatcaaattgttttcattattcccattattattatcattgttatctgatattgtcgttattattgttaatattggtcttttcttattttcgtaagtattattataataatcattagcatgtttgttattatcgttattatcataactcgcattatcatatttgttaataatacacacacacatatatatatatatattcatatatatctctatatatgcatatattcatatatctatctatctggatcgcggcagtcatatatatctatatgtatatatatatatatatatatatatatatatatatgtgtgtgtgtgtgtgtatgtgtgtgtgtgtgtgtgtgtgtgtgtacatgtatatatatacacacacacacacacacacacacacacacgccgcgatggtccagtggttggagcactggactccgaccctcgtggtctcgagttcaattccccgtcgcggcggtcatacaaatgcctgctctctgactgctagcttgagcccgagaaaacgatatatcgatatgtgtcgtaggggaagtcaccgccgtggcgccaaaccgcggttgattaggaagggtattcagtcagtcatgtttatatatatatatacacacacacatatatatatacacatatgcatatatatatatttatatacatatgaatatataaatagttgaacaaataaccacaaacacacacacacacacagacatatatatatatatatatatatatatatatgtatatatatataaatatatatatatatatatatatatatgtatatatatataaatatatatttatacatgcatatatatatatatatataaatatatatatatatatatatatatatatatatacacacacacacatgcgtgcgtgtgtgtgtgtgtgtgtgtgtgcagaatctatctgcacacactcacacacacacacatatatatacagatatatgtatatatatataatgtatatatatatatctatctttctatctacttatccatctatctatctatctatctatctatctatctatctacatatctccctatcgatgtatatatatatgtatatatatatgcatatatatatatatatatatatatatatatatatatatatatatatatatatatatgcacatatttgtatacacacatacacacacttcatcCGCCTATTAATTGACTGCTTTATTTACggaattatttatctgtttcatgtatgtctcttttatctatttaccgAACAACAGATAATAACAAGGCCTCTGTGTGCTTGCAGACAGTTTCCTCTTTTATATGCAAATGAATCAAGTTTATGAAGACAAATTAAATTTTATGATTTGTCACTGAGACAGTACTTTTAACATTTAGAAAACCTGTTAATTTTCaagtattataaatgataatgataaagatgagaagaggaagtagaagacaaaaaaacaaaacaaaacaaaacacgaagaaaaagaacagagaagaaggaagagaataagaacaaggaaTTCTTTTGTCACACCTTTCGACATAGCATTCGTAGTTGCATAGTTATCAGCTGATGACATTGTAGCAggtggctattaaaaaaaaaaaaaaaaaaaaaaaaaaaaaaaaaaaaaaaaaaaaaaaaaaaaaaaacaggccaaCCAGACCAAACAAGACCAAAGCAGTCCAGGTTTGTGGGTGTGGCGAAGACAACGGTTATATAAGACGAATTCGATGATGTATACCCAGGATAATGATGGGATGTCTTggtaataagcatatatatatgtatttggatgcgtttatgtctctctcgctctctctctatctctctccctctctttcttgtgtgtgtgtgtgtatgtatgtatgtatgtatgtatgtatgtatgtatgtatgtatgtatgtatgtatgcatgtatgtatgcacacacatacacacacacacacacacacatacacacacacacacacacacacaaacctggaCTGCTTGTGTCTTGTTTGGTCAGGTTAGCTTGTTTttgctgtatcttttttttttttttttttttttttttttttgaatagccACCTGCCACAATGTTTCAGGCTAATAACTATGCAACTACGCAAGCAATGGAAATAGAAGTGACTAAagaatttcttattcttattctttttgtctctctttctccatttttatccttcatttcctctcctccctcctttatttttagcattattagttGTTAAACTCGGGAGATAAAAGGTGTCCTAAGTGTTAAAAAGACCAAGTGACAAATCCATAAAAAGGTAAATTCTGTCTTCATAAACTTGAATCATTTGCATATAAAAGAGAAAACTGTTTGCAGgcacagaaaggcagagaaacaAAGATCTGAATTCGACACTTACTTGTggaatgtgaatataaatatgtgtgtatatacatatgtacatatatagatattatatataaataaataaataaatatatatatatatatatatctgttctgcatatatatatatatatatatatatatatatatatatatgtatatatatatatatatatatatatatatatatatacacacatatttacatatacacacacacacacacacacacacacacacacacacacacacatatatatatatatatatatatatatatatatatgtgtgtgtgtgtgtgtgtgtgtgtgtgtgtgtgtgtgtgtgagtgcgtgtatgtatgtacatatatatgtatatatgtatatatatatgcagaacatatatatatatatattcatttatatataatatctatatatatacatatatatatacacacatatttatattcacattccACAAGTTAGTGTCGGATTCAGATCtttgtttctctgcctctgtgtgcCTGCAAACAGTTTTCTCTTTTATATGTACgagatatttatatctaaatatctcgtatatagaaatatacatgtttaatacacacacacacacacacacacacacacacacacacacacacacacacacacacacacacatatatatatatatatatatatatatcatttttttatttttttatatatatatattttttcactgtatatgtgtacacacacacacacacacacacacacacacacacacacacacacacacacacacacgcacacacccatacatccaCGCAGACCGCATGAGCGCTCACCTCTTCGCAGCGAATACGACCAGAGACCCGCCCACAGCAGACACACCTACAGTAGACATACCCACATGAGACACCTACACATCAGAGACGCCCAcagcagacacactcacagaaaaaaaaacaacacccatAGCAGCCACGCCCACAGCATCCACCCCCATAATAGACACCCCCACAGCAGACACACTTACAAAAAAACATAGCAGTCATCCCCACAGCAGCCACCCCCACAGCAGACACGCCCATAGCAGACACGCCCACAGCAGCCACCCCCATAGCAGACACGCCCACAGCAGCCACCCCACAGCAGACACGCCCACAGCAGCCACCCCCACAGCAGACACGCCCACAGCAGCCACCCCCACAGCAGACACCCCCACAATATACACGCCCACAGCAGCCACCCCCACAACAACCACCCCCACAGCAGACACGCCCACAGCAGACACGCCCACAGCAtccacccacaaaaaaaacaaagcagtCACCCCCACAGCAGCCACGCCCACAGCAGCCACCCCCACAGCAGCCACCCCCACAGCAGCCACACCCACAGCAGCCACCCCCACAACAACCACCCCCACAGCAGACACGCCCACAGCAGACACGCCCACAGCAtccacccacaaaaaaaacatagcagTCACCCCCACAGCAGCCACGCCCACAGCAGACACACCCACAGCAGCCACCCCCACAGCAGCCACACCCACAGCAGACACGCCCACCACCTAACGCACCCGACGGCCTTCGAACTCTGGTCTCTTCGCAGCAACTTTAGCTTGAGTTGCATGATCATCTTCcttgagttgttgttgttgttgttcttatcgttgttttggtgttggttttgttattctttttgcaTTAGTGGagtggttgttgttgttcgttgttactgttgttatcataatcattattgtgattatcgttgttgtcattgttgttgttattatcattgttattattattattattattattattattattattattattgttattattattatcattattatcattatcatatttaacattattgttattgtaattaccattaacattattatcattattatcactactatttatattattattgttattattattattgttgttattattattattattattattattattattattatcattattattattatcatcatcatcatcatcattatcactattatcattataattctcctcctccttctccaccttccacttatctctcctccgcctccgtcttccacttatcattatgattattattatcattattattattattattattattattattattattattattattattattattattattattgttattattattattattattatcattattattattattattattattatcatcatcattattattattatcattattattatttttattataatcattattttcattattattatcatcattagtattatcattattattatcattccttctctTAACATCTTcctaatcattgtcattattgctgttgttcttggcctttctcttcgctttcatttcctctttttttcgattttctcttttatccatccaatcttttacttcttccttttattttttcttctcttcttcatttcttctcttgcttttttttattctttatctattttttctctttattattgtttttttttcttcctctctcctttaaagataaatataataaaaatgtaattaaaaaatatgataaagattataataatgataacaaaagcaatgataaaggcaataatgataacgacgatacaATAAttggagaaaaaataacaataataagataataacaacgacagtgataatgattatgatgataatgctaacaagaaCAGGGAGAACGAGttaaaggaacaacaacaacaatgataatgatgataacaatattatgatctaacaataataacaaagacaagccAAAAGAAAAATCGTCAAAAACACTAtaaagcagaggaagaaaatgCACAAAGAAACAATGGAATTCAAATATAGACAAAATCACGCAAACAAAGACAGTAACCAAAAAGACATcacacaaactaaaacaaaaccaaagataaaaacaagacaaaaagacaaaaacaaaaacaagtaaaaacaaaaacacacaaagacaaatcacataaacaaaaaacaaaaaaaacaaagacaaaatcacataaacaaaaccacacaaagacaaaatcacacaaacaaaaacaggaaacaaCTACAAACAAGCGAAGTGTAAACGGGGAGGGATTAATATTAGTGTTGAACTTAATATATCGTGGCATTTCATGTTTTATCAATATCCCCTCATGACTGTGCATGATGTACGAGgccaaataacacacacaaatgaatacacaaacacacacacacacacacacacacacacacacacacacacacacacatacaaacacgcacacttccAATTGTATTTCATGACTCTTGAACAAGATACTGATCTATTGAAAAGGGGATTTTCCGAATACGAAAACCTAAAGTCAGTATACTGATAGGATTCccttcatgaaatatatatatatatatatatatatatatatatatatatatatatatatatatatgcgtgtgtgtgtatgtgtgtgtgtgtgtgtgtgtgtgtgtgtgtgtatgtttatatatatatatatataatatttgcaaatagttaaatagatgtatatgtagaaaGGATGATATAGAAAGctatacagacaaagaaaaggtagagagaatgagacaattAAAAGGCCCAGACATGACCATACGTCAGCAAAAACGAACACTGCGTTTGAAAAATCAACGCATTTTCCTCTTCAATTAgaaaataatgtgaatgataaatcCCACTTTTACCAAATAAACCTTGATGCTCTCGATCGAcgcagaaaacaaagataaacaaaacaaagcaagaaatatCGTCGGGGATTCGAAAAGATCACCGACGTTTTCGGGTTCAGTAACGTCACAGAATTTGAGGGACGTCATCAAGGAGCCGGTTTGGTactatatattcgtatgtgtttgtgtgtgaggaatgcaagcaaataaatgaatagataaattgagaaataattaaatcagtttatatatatatacatatatatacagatatgtatacatatatatatatgtatacataaataaataaataaataaatatatgtatatatatacatgtacacatatgtatttacatatatatgtatatatatgtatatatatatatatatatatatatatatatatatatatatatgtacacacacacacacacacacacacacacacacacacacacacacacacacacacacacacatatatatatatatatatatatatatatatatgcgtgcgtgtccgtgtctgtgcgtgtgtatgtccttTC harbors:
- the LOC125048364 gene encoding proline-rich proteoglycan 2-like, with product MSAHLFAANTTRDPPTADTPTQTHLQKNIAVIPTAATPTADTPIADTPTAATPIADTPTAATPQQTRPQQPPPQQTRPQQPPPQQTPPQYTRPQQPPPQQPPPQQTRPQQTRPQHPPTKKTKQSPPQQPRPQQPPPQQPPPQQPHPQQPPPQQPPPQQTRPQQTRPQHPPTKKT